One part of the Vanessa tameamea isolate UH-Manoa-2023 chromosome 8, ilVanTame1 primary haplotype, whole genome shotgun sequence genome encodes these proteins:
- the LOC113399945 gene encoding nipped-B protein isoform X3 gives MLPVLPLPTPLPSTLNNKSQLFHPRVAEEAAILLATRDDNLVSLLLQSLMQTSVQHIDLKDESIPNAVSPAPQQTTPELLKAILHVNPNVFDQQQRNHWGNNHLHTSKFNGMSPSSTYNYASHNTVHSSPSSHGTSIHSASIPNQQLIAPPCQSSPHVNIGSPPSQARPGSQVNITAQNNVSPPWNTSNQSNIYTSPLSNASNPQNGGYYNSLVQDSRSFGTNISEDKDPLSISPSNMTDQQKQLMQSQDKTYEQDGNVVTGQSPAQASVAPSPLRHEPQVPQPSMGAPYAPPPMIQNTTQEKQDPNRSTTFMNSRYPVVKLGRLSEGILKKHEMPNEERMRKNSTAESDSDDNQPLKAKSSNSTPAVDKDKEAIDIAREKNWEAVKRKHEEASKKEEAEAAIVRPKLRKVERRLVPVLEMLSVDELMETNTYQRFNKLIESVFETIDDDIIVTDEMEGTDIPEDMLLPRYQLQELCAEAAKLKNLGAMEAIPADRLVRLLSILEKNIRAAEKMSLIGDPEDSEEMRQIWIESALDRVMCASDSSLTALYIMTSPSMPKRIFLEDVIDRIIMFIKFQLNNTIYCVYDPVYSIQSTSKKKVDGRKRRGGGAGGASKRGGNSTRAVRELYTHAHECVTLLAELFAAHHLTDTTVLHASTVGVSPFFVENISELQLSALKLVTTIFTKYEQHRRLLLEDILASIARIPSSKHNLRSFQLSSNQHIQMLTALVLQLVQSVVTLPETLCKSNDKEKDKEHSESDNKKHVDKDLMIISKYEAAISVGGTFLTSFLNKCRSRSEEVDFRPLFENFVHDLLTTVNKPEWPATELLLSLLGTMLVKYMSDKSMEMPVRVASLEYLGLVASRLRRDSVTSRAKLATMDAVVRDIRAEEEKDGCQQQSLTSGLDEDEERTEFLQRVLLDYLAINGQKDQAWNCARHFYITQWYRDMVVQPKNSSPTKRPKHKSKKKHKEESSDEESDPDDDSDGGIKESKKHVSSAIMSAEKFKTIERRKNFFLEKIRPFRYQGGTQVQVMQSYIDYSGAELISQYLASKRSFSQSFDRYLRKILVILCENTIAIRTKAMKCLTMIVEADPAVLARPDMKIGVNRSFLDQSTAVREAAVDLVGKFVLSRPDLIDKYYEMLSNRILDTGVSVRKRVIKILKDICIECPEFPKIPEICVKMIRRVNDEEGIRKLVMEVFQNMWFSPCPNSARHGALDITAATADPLTRKVLNITDVVVSSRDMGLEWFQQLLMSLFKPKEDKDDSTKIIYQPPKSLLVACQQIVDCLIEHLLQLEETNTDGMGSSQRILACLSTLHLFAKIRPQLLVNHALTLQPYLSLKCQNQYEQQIMSTVASTLELVVPLMEHPSEVFLAQLEEDAVKLILQHGQLVIASCIACLAAIVNNLTHNYKLIRDVFNKYHGVLLQWKHSWQRNPDMTRTLHTRPHFRRALFIVGLLLRYFDFTDSKVIEGLTSDIKEQVFATLMYFVGLEDEDFVSHTLKALGSVCVRHYEFMLRPELKEFYHQLLTSELAPIEMKADVLRNIEMYLQEEEQRMIRQDKEWSKRSKHENLKEMGDVSSGMASTVIQLYLKEILGSFLHASTVVRSSAMKVVQLVLAQGLVHPVQIVPYLICMSTDTEVTVSHTADKNLQEIDKKYPGFIHMKAQLGIKLSYQLQKILQKSKKGVIRGFRKKDLDDLPTALNGFLYSLLRNTRPQRRALILSLLKQFDDVSTAPLDQMLYLADNLSYFPYQVQDEPLFIIHHIDIIISTSGSNLLQLFREGLDKTGSEEKESMEEEEDEEEEAEALVARLPLTTRPLRDAMRQARGCLLLLVLKQHLKQLYGFTDAKINQYSPSESVKVYEKAVSRRLAPQFEPKATIAQLQDTNDEQELDERGRRRLVDDYLEFKQLMLKFDPEEEEDEDAAAGAAPAPASGGGGGGAAGAAGGGAGAT, from the exons A TGTTACCAGTGCTTCCATTACCAACACCCTTACCATCAACACTTAACAACAAGTCTCAATTGTTCCATCCTCGTGTTGCTGAAGAAGCAGCCATATTGCTTGCAACTCGTGATGACAACCTTGTTTCTTTGCTATTGCAATCACTAATGCAAACATCAGTTCAACATAT AGACTTAAAGGATGAAAGCATACCAAATGCAGTCAGTCCAGCTCCCCAACAAACTACGCCTGAATTATTAAAGGCTATATTACATGTAAACCCCAATGTATTTGATCAACAACAAAGAAACCATTGGGGTAATAATCACCTTCACACATCCAAGTTTAATGGGATGTCACCATCTTCTACATATAATTACGCATCACACAATACAGTCCATTCAAGTCCCTCATCACATGGAACATCCATACATTCAGCTTCCATTCCTAATCAACAACTCATAGCTCCTCCCTGCCAGTCTTCACCTCATGTGAATATTGGTTCACCGCCTTCTCAAGCTCGGCCAGGAAGCCAAGTTAATATTACTGCCCAAAATAATGTTTCTCCACCTTGGAATACTTCAAACCAGTCCAATATATATACAAGTCCACTTTCGAATGCTTCAAATCCTCAAAATGGTGGATATTATAACAGTTTAGTCCAAGATAGTAGGAGTTTTGGTACTAATATAAGTGAGGACAAAGATCCACTTTCTATATCACCTAGTAATATGACTGATCAACAAAAGCAACTAATGCAGTCTCAAGATAAGACATATGAGCAAG ATGGCAATGTAGTAACAGGCCAATCTCCGGCCCAAGCTAGTGTGGCACCATCTCCTTTGCGTCACGAACCGCAAGTGCCTCAGCCATCTATGGGTGCTCCATATGCACCGCCACCTATGATACAAAATACCACACAGGAAAAACAAGATCCCAACAGAAGTACAACCTTTATGAATAGCAGATATCCTGTTGTAAAATTAGGGCGTCTTTCT gAGGGTATCTTAAAGAAACATGAAATGCCGAACGAGGAAAGAATGAGAAAAAACAGCACAGCAGAGTCAGATTCTGACGACAATCAACCGCTAAAAGCAAAATCGAGTAATTCAACACCAGCTGTAGATAAAGATAAGGAGGCAATAGACATAGCTAGAGAAAAGAATTGGGAAGCAGTGAAGAGGAAACATGAGGAAGCTAGCAAAAAAGAAGAAGCTGAAGCGGCAATTG ttcgaCCAAAGTTACGAAAAGTCGAAAGACGGTTGGTACCAGTACTGGAAATGTTGTCCGTCGACGAACTCATGGAAACAAATACGTATCAACGTTTCaacaaattaattgaatcagtttttgaGACTATTGACGATGATATTATAGTAACTGATGAAATGg agGGTACAGATATTCCTGAAGATATGCTGCTGCCTCGGTATCAACTCCAGGAGCTATGTGCTGAAGCGGCGAAGCTAAAAAATCTTGGTGCTATGGAAGCCATTCCAGCGGATAGATTAGTTCGGCTGCTGAGTATATTAGAGAAGAACATAAGAGCTGCAGAAAAAATGTCTCTTATAGGGGATCCC GAGGATAGTGAAGAGATGCGTCAAATATGGATCGAGTCTGCATTAGACAGAGTTATGTGTGCATCTGATTCGAGTCTCACGGCCTTGTACATAATGACTTCTCCCAGTATGCCTAAGCGCATATTCCTAGAAGATGTAATAGATAGAAtcattatgtttataaagtttCAACTGAATAACACGATTTACTGTGTATACGACCCGGTTTACAGTATTCAAAGTACTTCAAAAAAGAAAG TGGACGGGCGCAAGCGGCGCGGCGGTGGCGCGGGCGGCGCCAGCAAGCGCGGCGGGAACTCCACGCGCGCCGTGCGCGAGCTGTATACGCACGCGCACGAGTGCGTCACGCTGCTCGCCGAGCTGTTCGCCGCGCACCACCTCACCGACACCACGGTGCTGCACGCCTCCACCGTCGGCGTGTCGCCCTTCTTCGTCGAGAACATCAGCGAGCTGCAGCTGTCCGCGCTGAAGCTCGTCACGACG ATATTTACCAAATACGAGCAACACAGGCGGCTGTTGCTTGAGGATATCTTGGCATCGATAGCTCGAATACCGAGTTCGAAACACAACCTCCGCTCGTTTCAATTGAGTTCTAATCAACATATCCAAATGTTGACCGCACTCGTCCTGCAACTGGTACAAAGTGTCGTCACTTTGCCCGAAACGCTCTGCAAATCGAATGACAAAGAAAAAGATAAAGAACACTCCGAATCTGATAATAAGAAG caCGTAGATAAAGATCTTATGATTATATCGAAATATGAAGCTGCCATTAGTGTGGGTGGTACGTTTCTCACATCATTCCTGAATAAATGTCGGAGTAGATCGGAAGAAGTCGACTTCCGACCCTTGTTCGAAAACTTTGTTCATGATCTTTTGACAACAGTCAACAAACCGGAATGGCCGGCCACTGAGCTGTTGTTAAGTCTACTCGGAACAATGCTT GTAAAATACATGTCAGACAAATCGATGGAGATGCCGGTGCGCGTGGCGTCGCTGGAGTACCTGGGGCTGGTGGCGTCGCGCCTGCGCAGAGACAGCGTCACGTCCCGCGCCAAGCTCGCCACCATGGACGCCGTCGTGCGGGACATCCGCGCCGAGGAGGAGAAGGACGGCTGCCAGCAGCAG TCTCTTACATCGGGATTAGATGAAGATGAGGAGAGAACAGAATTCCTACAAAGGGTATTGCTTGATTACTTGGCCATCAATGGGCAAAAAGATCAAGCTTGGAATTGTGCGaggcatttttatataacacaatgGTACAGAGACATGGTGGTTCAGCCCAAAAATTCATCACCTACTAAAAGACCGAAACACAAATCCAAGAAAAAACACAAAGAGGAGAGTAGTGATGAAGAATCCGATCCGGACGATGACAGTGACGGCGGCATTAAAGAGTCAAAAAAACACGTCTCGAGTGCTATTATGTCGGCAGAAAAATTCAAGACTATCGAGCGACGGAAGAATTTCTTTCTTGAGAAAATCAGACCATTCCGATATCAGGGTGGAACTCAGGTTCAAGTGATGCAATCGTATATAGACTATAGTGGAGCAGAGTTGATTTCTCAATACTTAGCGTCAAAGAGGTCGTTTTCCCAGAGCTTTGACAGGTACCTTAGGAAAATTCTAGTTATTTTGTGTGAGAATACTATTGCTATACGTACAAAAGCTATGAAATGTTTGACGATGATCGTCGAGGCCGATCCCGCGGTGCTGGCGAGGCCGGATATGAAGATAGGCGTGAACCGATCGTTCCTCGATCAATCCACGGCCGTACGGGAAGCAGCTGTCGATCTCGTTGGCAAGTTCGTGCTCAGCCGGCCGGATCTGATCGACAAGTATTACGAAATGCTCTCGAATAGAATTtta gacACGGGTGTCTCAGTACGTAAACGAGTGATAAAAATCCTGAAAGACATTTGTATAGAATGTCCCGAGTTTCCGAAAATTCCCGAAATTTGTGTGAAAATGATCAGAAGGGTAAACGACGAAGAGGGAATAAGAAAGCTGGTGATGGAAGTGTTTCAAAACATGTGGTTCAGCCCCTGTCCCAACTCAGCGCGCCACGGAGCGCTCGACATCACGGCGGCCACGGCCGACCCGCTCACGAGGAAGGTGCTCAATATCACCGACGTCGTCGTGTCCTCTCGCGACATGGGCCTCGAATGGTTCCAGCAACTACTGATGAGT TTGTTCAAACCCAAAGAAGATAAAGATGACTCaacgaaaataatttaccaaCCACCGAAATCTCTATTGGTTGCCTGCCAACAGATTGTTGACTGCCTTATCGAACACTTACTACAGTTGGAAGAAACCAATACAGATG gTATGGGTTCGTCACAGCGCATTTTGGCTTGTCTCTCGACGCTGcatttatttgcaaaaataaGACCACAATTATTAGTTAACCATGCATTAACTCTACAGCCTTACCTCAGTCTAAAATGTCAG aatcaatATGAGCAGCAAATAATGTCGACGGTGGCGTCGACCCTGGAGCTGGTTGTGCCGCTCATGGAGCATCCGAGTGAAGTGTTCCTTGCGCAGCTGGAGGAGGACGCGGTGAAGCTAATCCTGCAGCACGGACAGCTCGTCATTGCATCCTGCATCGCCTGTCTAGCGGCCATTGTTAATAATCTCACGCACAATTATAAGCTCATTAGGGACGTCTTTAACAAGTATCATG GAGTGCTGCTACAGTGGAAACACAGTTGGCAACGCAACCCGGACATGACTCGAACGCTGCACACGAGGCCGCACTTTCGTCGAGCTCTATTTATCGTAGGGCTGCTGTTAAGATACTTCGACTTCACCGACAGTAAAGTTATAGAAGGCTTAACG AGTGACATTAAGGAGCAAGTATTTGCGACACTTATGTATTTCGTGGGCTTAGAAGATGAAGACTTTGTATCGCATACACTTAAAGCACTCGGGTCCGTGTGCGTGCGGCACTACGAGTTCATGTTGCGACCAGAGCTGAAAGAGTTCTACCATCAACTTTTGACGTCTGAACTAGCGCCAATAGAAATGAAAGCAGATGTTCtaagaaatattgaaatgtaCTTACAAGAAGAGGAACAGAGAATGATTAGACAAGATAAGGAAT GGTCGAAGCGATCGAAGCACGAAAATTTAAAAGAGATGGGAGACGTATCGTCTGGCATGGCGTCCACAGTCATCCAGCTGTACCTCAAGGAGATCCTTGGCTCCTTCCTGCATGCGAGCACCGTGGTGCGCTCCAGTGCCATGAAGGTGGTGCAGCTGGTTCTGGCGCAGGGACTTGTACATCCCGTGCAG ATCGttccatatttaatttgtatgagCACAGACACAGAGGTAACGGTTTCACATACTGCCGACAAAAATCTACAGGAAATCGATAAGAAATATCCCGGTTTCATACATATGAAAGCACAATTAGGCATAAAATTATCCTACCAGTTAcagaaaattttacaaaaaagcaAAAAAGGAGTAATTAGAGGGTTTAG gaAAAAAGATCTAGACGATTTACCAACAGCTCTCAATGGTTTTTTATATTCGCTGCTGCGTAATACGCGGCCGCAACGGCGAGCCCTAATATTGTCATTATTGAAGCAATTCGATGATGTATCT ACTGCTCCATTGGATCAAATGTTGTACCTGGCTGATAATTTAAGCTACTTTCCATATCAAGTTCAAGATGAACCACTTTTTATAATACACcacattgatattattatttctacctCGGGATCAAATTTACTACAGCTTTTTCGTGAG GGCCTCGACAAGACAGGCAGCGAGGAGAAGGAGTCGATGGAGGAGGAGGAGGACGAGGAAGAGGAGGCGGAGGCGCTGGTGGCGCGACTGCCGCTCACGACGCGCCCGCTGCGCGACGCCATGCGACAGGCGCGCGGCTGTCTCCTGCTGCTCGTGCTCAAGCAGCACCTCAAGCAGCTCTACGGGTTCACGGATGC GAAAATCAACCAGTATTCTCCGTCGGAAAGTGTAAAAGTTTACGAGAAGGCTGTGTCCCGGCGGCTTGCGCCTCAGTTCGAGCCGAAGGCCACAATCGCACAGTTGCAAGACACGAACGACGAACAGGAACTCGACGAACGAGGTCGAAGAAGGCTCGTCGACGACTATCTCgag TTCAAGCAGCTAATGCTGAAGTTCGACCCCGAGGAGGAGGAGGACGAGGACGCGGCGGccggcgccgcgcccgcgcccgcgagcggcggcggcggcgggggcGCGGCGGGGGCCGCGGGAGGCGGTGCGGGCGCGACTTAG